A window of the Cicer arietinum cultivar CDC Frontier isolate Library 1 chromosome 6, Cicar.CDCFrontier_v2.0, whole genome shotgun sequence genome harbors these coding sequences:
- the LOC101504404 gene encoding protein EXORDIUM-like 3 yields MSKLFPPPSMVVLTLTITLFSFLLTAAPTTGYRPWPQNPQTKNLTDYAFGTSKKYEGSSEFVKLRYHMGPVLTNIITVHTIWYGNWQRSQKKIIREFINSISAKNSPNPSVSGWWKTVMLYTDQTGSNISNTVQLGSEKNDRFYSHGKTLTRLTIQSVIKSAITAKTKPLPINPRSGLYLLLTSDDVYVQDFCTSACGFHYFTFPSLVGYTLPYAWVGNSAKLCPGMCAYPFAVPEYIPNVKPFKSPNGDVGVDGMISVIGHEIAELASNPLANAWYAGSDPSFPVEIADLCEGIYGTGGGGSYTGQVLDARDGATYNMNGIRRKFLVQWLWSHVLNYCTGPNALDH; encoded by the coding sequence ATGTCGAAACTATTTCCACCGCCGTCCATGGTTGTTCTAACCCTCACGATCACCCTTTTCTCATTCCTCCTCACGGCGGCTCCAACTACCGGCTACCGTCCGTGGCCTCAAAATCCCCAAACAAAGAACCTAACCGATTATGCCTTCGGAACTTCCAAAAAATACGAAGGCTCATCGGAATTCGTAAAACTTAGGTACCACATGGGACCTGTCTTAACAAACATCATAACCGTCCACACAATCTGGTACGGTAACTGGCAACGCAGCCAGAAAAAAATAATCCGTGAGTTTATAAACTCAATCTCCGCTAAAAACTCACCGAATCCTTCGGTTTCCGGTTGGTGGAAAACTGTTATGCTTTACACGGACCAAACCGGGTCCAACATCTCAAACACGGTTCAACTCGGTTCAGAAAAAAACGACCGGTTTTACTCACACGGAAAAACCCTCACACGGTTAACAATACAGTCGGTTATCAAAAGCGCTATCACCGCAAAAACGAAACCGTTACCGATTAATCCTCGTAGCGgtctttatcttttattaacatCTGATGACGTGTACGTTCAAGATTTCTGCACGTCAGCATGTGGGTTCCACTATTTCACATTCCCTTCACTTGTTGGTTACACGCTACCTTACGCGTGGGTGGGTAATTCTGCAAAACTATGTCCAGGTATGTGTGCATATCCCTTCGCTGTACCTGAATATATCCCTAATGTTAAACCGTTTAAGTCACCTAACGGTGACGTTGGAGTAGACGGAATGATAAGTGTTATTGGACATGAGATTGCTGAGCTGGCAAGTAATCCGTTAGCGAATGCTTGGTATGCTGGTTCGGATCCTAGTTTTCCCGTTGAGATTGCGGATTTGTGTGAGGGTATTTACGGTACTGGTGGTGGTGGTTCATATACGGGTCAAGTTTTGGACGCTCGAGATGGTGCCACGTATAATATGAATGGAATCAGACGGAAGTTTTTGGTTCAGTGGCTTTGGAGTCATGTGCTTAATTACTGTACTGGTCCTAATGCTCTTGATCATTGA